The following proteins are encoded in a genomic region of Rhizobium sp. CCGE531:
- a CDS encoding BA14K family protein, with the protein MFTIARSITAAGFGLLLAAGVAMPAGAITMPALSVPAPAQSDIIQVHDHGHGHGHWHHHNRWGSGHRLHGNDSYYDDNSDSGVLFKSFVTGTLFSGQRAQGYYDDGHARACASRYRSYRASDNTDQPSYGPRRACR; encoded by the coding sequence ATGTTTACGATTGCCAGGTCGATAACCGCCGCGGGCTTTGGTCTTTTGCTGGCGGCCGGTGTCGCCATGCCTGCCGGCGCCATCACCATGCCGGCCCTATCCGTGCCCGCACCCGCACAATCGGACATTATCCAGGTGCATGATCACGGGCATGGCCACGGCCATTGGCATCACCACAACCGTTGGGGCAGCGGCCATAGGCTGCATGGTAACGATAGTTATTATGACGACAATTCGGACAGCGGCGTGCTCTTCAAATCCTTCGTGACGGGCACACTCTTCAGTGGGCAGCGCGCTCAAGGCTATTACGACGATGGTCATGCCCGCGCCTGCGCCAGCCGTTATCGCTCCTACCGCGCTTCGGACAATACCGATCAGCCGAGCTATGGGCCGAGGCGGGCGTGCCGCTAA
- a CDS encoding transposase — MGKPHPIELRVRVVTFVKEGHSHREAARHFRVSPRFVNNMIILDQSCGSLEPPKQGHPPGGKLTEHSEWLSDRLAQNGDLTLDELCVELGERGVAVHRATVGRFLKQLGLSNKKKPQGKRTVAARYRQDA; from the coding sequence ATGGGCAAGCCGCATCCGATCGAATTGCGTGTGCGTGTGGTTACGTTTGTGAAGGAAGGCCACAGCCACCGTGAGGCGGCACGGCATTTCCGGGTATCGCCGCGCTTCGTCAACAACATGATCATCCTGGATCAATCCTGCGGCTCGCTTGAGCCGCCCAAGCAGGGTCACCCGCCAGGAGGCAAGTTGACGGAGCACAGCGAATGGCTTTCTGATCGCCTGGCACAGAACGGCGATCTCACGCTTGATGAACTGTGTGTTGAGCTGGGCGAGCGGGGTGTCGCGGTCCACCGCGCCACGGTCGGCCGATTTCTCAAGCAGCTTGGACTGAGCAATAAAAAAAAGCCTCAGGGCAAGCGAACAGTTGCGGCCAGATATCGCCAAGACGCGTGA
- a CDS encoding IS630 family transposase, whose protein sequence is MTKRTGWSLKGRRYYTYSPFGQWKTQTFIAGLRCHGLVAPWIVNAPMNRRSFEIWVETQLAPTLSKGDVVILDNVAFHKSERAEQLAKARGAWLFFLPTYSPDLNPIEMAFSKLKTLLRKRAARSFDAISKALGEIVGLFSVTECRNFFKAAGYEAD, encoded by the coding sequence TTGACCAAGCGTACCGGCTGGTCACTGAAAGGCCGGCGCTATTATACCTATTCGCCCTTCGGCCAATGGAAGACCCAAACCTTCATCGCCGGTCTCAGGTGTCACGGCCTGGTCGCGCCGTGGATCGTTAATGCACCGATGAACCGGCGCAGCTTCGAGATCTGGGTCGAAACGCAGCTCGCCCCGACTTTGTCGAAAGGCGATGTCGTCATTCTGGATAATGTCGCCTTCCATAAGAGCGAACGGGCCGAACAATTGGCCAAGGCCAGGGGCGCATGGCTCTTCTTCCTGCCGACCTACTCCCCCGACCTCAACCCGATCGAGATGGCCTTTTCCAAGCTCAAAACCTTATTGCGAAAACGCGCTGCCCGCAGCTTCGATGCCATCTCCAAGGCGCTCGGCGAAATCGTCGGCCTCTTTTCCGTAACCGAATGCCGAAACTTCTTTAAAGCCGCAGGCTATGAGGCAGATTAA
- a CDS encoding helix-turn-helix transcriptional regulator → MAYPPNHQEAALPRALLDWSQQNLAEYSKIGNATIRNFEGGKSAPQHATLDVLRRCIEAAGVIFINGSYSGSGGPRVRLSAPSGSSIDTDDSEVVQYRENLENDAPPGAGG, encoded by the coding sequence GTGGCTTACCCACCCAATCACCAGGAAGCGGCATTGCCCAGAGCGCTCTTAGACTGGTCGCAACAGAACCTAGCCGAATATTCAAAAATCGGTAACGCGACCATACGAAACTTTGAGGGAGGCAAATCAGCGCCTCAGCATGCCACCCTCGATGTTCTGAGGAGATGCATCGAAGCTGCCGGCGTCATTTTTATCAATGGCAGCTATTCGGGCAGCGGCGGGCCACGCGTTCGTCTTTCCGCACCAAGTGGCTCTTCGATCGATACTGATGACTCAGAGGTCGTCCAATATCGTGAGAATCTTGAAAACGACGCGCCTCCCGGCGCAGGTGGGTGA
- a CDS encoding right-handed parallel beta-helix repeat-containing protein, translating to MKVDGAAARWNITGNTIYAADTDNAGGGDGILVNAGTDIVIDANLIHGNSTAENGVRLVAGVCIIVNNNRIRGCTNGIAVQSGTDYYTVVGNLTVNNSGSGVVDAGGQQRPARCSPHCP from the coding sequence ATCAAGGTAGACGGTGCAGCGGCGAGATGGAATATCACCGGTAACACGATTTACGCCGCGGACACGGACAATGCCGGCGGTGGCGACGGGATTCTCGTGAACGCCGGGACAGACATCGTGATCGATGCGAACTTGATCCACGGTAACAGTACGGCCGAGAACGGCGTCCGGCTCGTCGCTGGGGTTTGCATCATCGTCAACAACAATCGAATCCGCGGTTGTACCAACGGTATCGCTGTTCAAAGCGGCACAGACTACTACACAGTCGTTGGCAATCTGACCGTCAACAACAGCGGCTCCGGCGTTGTTGACGCGGGCGGGCAACAACGGCCGGCACGGTGTTCGCCACATTGCCCGTAG
- a CDS encoding thermonuclease family protein — MVKAKRRTRRRPQSKAGTSMWLWGAVGLATVAGIYAYQHRKEMPSMLAHAGAVAGMPHMTQEAPVPAAKPQIKTAAITPEPRATSALPVPPAAIPVALPVSKIPIERPVPSLRPQTGGRFVFCGRGSGTNCVVDGNTFWQNGARIQLADIDVPDADAARCPGERQKAAAAKLRLQAILNDGTFVLSGSNRPDDRNGGKLRIAMRAGRSIGDQMVSEGLAHRWTGQVLSWCG, encoded by the coding sequence ATGGTGAAAGCGAAACGACGCACGCGGCGCAGGCCGCAGTCCAAAGCGGGCACTTCGATGTGGCTGTGGGGCGCCGTCGGCCTGGCGACCGTGGCCGGCATTTATGCCTATCAGCATCGCAAGGAGATGCCGTCCATGCTTGCCCATGCCGGCGCGGTCGCCGGTATGCCGCACATGACCCAGGAAGCGCCGGTGCCGGCAGCCAAGCCGCAAATAAAGACAGCCGCGATCACACCCGAGCCGCGCGCGACGTCGGCCCTGCCCGTACCACCCGCCGCCATTCCCGTGGCGTTGCCGGTCAGCAAGATACCGATCGAACGGCCAGTCCCCAGCCTGCGGCCCCAGACCGGCGGCCGCTTCGTGTTTTGCGGCCGCGGTTCCGGAACGAATTGCGTGGTCGACGGCAATACCTTCTGGCAGAACGGCGCCAGGATCCAGCTGGCCGATATCGACGTGCCGGATGCAGATGCCGCGCGCTGCCCCGGCGAAAGGCAGAAGGCCGCGGCCGCAAAACTGCGCCTGCAGGCCATTCTCAATGACGGGACCTTCGTACTTTCCGGCAGCAACCGCCCCGACGACCGGAATGGCGGCAAGCTGCGAATCGCCATGCGCGCCGGCCGCTCGATCGGCGACCAAATGGTTTCCGAAGGCCTTGCGCACCGCTGGACGGGACAGGTGCTGTCCTGGTGCGGGTGA
- a CDS encoding PHB depolymerase family esterase: MNFKVPSRLRRLLVDSVELPQLKFPMTRPLSQPSRRRISARTAPQRLTDVLWFGRNPGDLRMLEYVPPGVKGPMPLVVVLHGCHQNAEDFDRASGWTALARAHGFAVLYAEQKMSNNPNLCFNWFRPSMVTRDRGELGSIREMIDFSRRLHDIDDSRIFVMGLSAGGALAAALLATYPELFAAGAIIGGLPFGAARDAMSALDVMRRGSTRTAEKWGALVHEVSPEAARYPVVSIWHGDADEVVSFANAEASVAQWLTARERPRTKGRLRLFDGGERREWRDDYGNMILELVTLNDFGHGLPVGSAVEGWEPANDTERFILPAALSAPEELVKSWKLAA; the protein is encoded by the coding sequence ATGAATTTTAAAGTTCCGAGCCGGCTTCGCCGCTTGCTTGTTGATTCCGTGGAATTGCCACAGCTCAAATTTCCGATGACGCGGCCACTGTCGCAGCCATCGCGCCGCCGTATTTCCGCGCGGACTGCGCCGCAGCGACTGACGGATGTTTTGTGGTTCGGCCGCAATCCCGGCGATCTGCGCATGCTCGAATATGTGCCGCCGGGTGTCAAAGGCCCGATGCCGCTCGTCGTTGTCCTGCACGGCTGTCACCAGAATGCCGAGGATTTCGATCGCGCCAGCGGCTGGACTGCGCTGGCTCGCGCGCATGGCTTTGCCGTGCTTTATGCCGAGCAGAAGATGTCGAACAATCCCAATCTGTGTTTCAACTGGTTTCGTCCGAGCATGGTGACGCGCGACCGCGGCGAACTCGGCTCTATCCGTGAAATGATCGATTTCAGCCGCCGGCTGCACGACATCGATGACAGCAGGATTTTCGTCATGGGTCTATCGGCAGGCGGCGCCTTGGCGGCAGCACTGCTGGCAACCTATCCGGAGCTGTTTGCAGCGGGCGCCATCATCGGCGGCCTGCCTTTCGGCGCCGCCCGAGATGCGATGTCGGCGCTTGATGTCATGAGGCGGGGCTCCACCCGGACCGCCGAAAAATGGGGCGCGCTCGTGCACGAAGTCTCGCCCGAGGCTGCCCGCTATCCGGTCGTTTCCATCTGGCACGGCGATGCCGACGAAGTCGTGTCCTTTGCCAATGCCGAGGCATCCGTCGCGCAATGGCTTACCGCGCGTGAGCGTCCGCGCACCAAGGGTCGCCTGCGTCTCTTCGACGGCGGCGAGCGGCGCGAGTGGCGCGACGATTACGGCAACATGATCCTGGAACTCGTAACGCTGAACGATTTCGGGCATGGCCTGCCTGTCGGCTCCGCCGTCGAGGGCTGGGAACCGGCCAACGACACGGAACGCTTCATCCTGCCCGCCGCGCTGTCGGCGCCGGAAGAGCTCGTCAAAAGTTGGAAGCTGGCGGCCTGA
- a CDS encoding helix-turn-helix domain-containing protein codes for MITSAQLRGARAMLGLTLETLASESKLPASTIEALETGVGSTDIKALAAVRSVLENHGVLFLAGGSDGTGGPGIRFKHWSENDGIRPENLNATNDD; via the coding sequence ATGATTACTTCAGCACAATTGCGCGGCGCGCGTGCCATGCTCGGACTAACACTGGAAACGCTTGCCAGCGAGAGCAAACTACCGGCTTCGACGATCGAAGCACTGGAAACAGGCGTCGGTTCGACGGATATCAAGGCACTCGCGGCGGTCCGTTCCGTTCTCGAAAACCACGGCGTGCTTTTCCTCGCCGGCGGCAGCGACGGGACAGGCGGCCCCGGCATACGCTTCAAGCACTGGTCGGAAAATGACGGCATTCGGCCGGAAAACCTGAATGCCACCAATGACGACTGA